GGAGTTCCTTCGGGGTTTCGGGGAAGGGGGACAGCCCATCGGTACCTGGGCCGGGGGGATTCGCGTCCGGGACACGCGGTCCGTCACCCCGACGGCAGCGCCCTGTCATCCGGACGGGCCCACGGTGGACTGCGGCGCGCCAGGGGCGTGCTCTGACGGAACCCGCTTCTGAGGCCATCTGGCAGCATCGGATCGCCGACCGGCCAAGTCGGTGCTCAGCTGTTCGTGGCCGCACCGTGCGGCCGTGAACGGAAGGACCGAGCATGTCCCGTCGTACCGAGGCCGCCACCGCACTCGCCCTCTGCCTGGCCACCGGCCTGGGAACCGTGATCGCCGCCGGCCCCGCCCACGCGGCCGTCCCCAACGTGTGCGGGGGTGCGATGACCGACTACGTCGGGGCCAGCCCCCTCCTGCTCCCGGATGCCCCGTTCGTCGGCACCGTCAGCCTCGTCGGCGAGAAGCGGGCCATCAGCATCACGCCCGTCTTCCTGACCGCCAACGTCCTGCGGACCGAGATCGGCACCGGGGACGACGCCCGCGCCCAGAGCGGCAACTTCACGCTCAAGGTGGACAGCAGCGGACGCGGAAAGATCAGCTTCCCGGTCTACGCCGGCATGGCCAGCAGCACCGACGTCAACTGCACCCCGGGGCTCACCCCCACCCGCGTCACCAAGATCAACGGAAAGATCAACGTGACCGGCGTCGAGGGGCAGGTCGACTTCGTCGTGACCCGCACCTGACGGCCCGTTACCGTGCCGATCTTGGTGAGCATGGGCTCGACTGCGGGGCTCGGTCGGGTGATCTCTCGACCGGCCGCGTCATTGGCCCGGATCTGTCCGGGAGCGGGCAGCGGTGCTGGGCGGTCCATCGATGTGCTCGTGACTGCGGCGGCAGAAGCATGCCGACGGCCAGCGCCGCAACGCGCTCAGGAAGGTCGGCTCGTCCTTCAGCAGCAGCTCTGCCGACCCGGCGTCAGCCGCCCCCGACGACCGGCCGACTGATCCGGCGGTTGGTGAAGGTCGCCAGCAGTCGAGGCGGTTGCTGTACTTCCGTGCTGGCACATACGTCAGAGGGCCCGTCAGATTTCTCTGACGGGCCCTCTGACCTGGGTCGGGGTGGCGGGATTTGAACCCACGGCCTCTTCGTCCCGAACGAAGCGCGCTACCAAGCTGCGCCACACCCCGGTCCTGCTTCGTTGCTCTCCGTCTCCGGTGCAACGAGTAGAACTCTACCGGACGGGTGCCGTGAGGCGAAATCCGGTATCCCGGGGTGGCGGGGCGGGGGTCAGCGGCGGGGGGTGAGGGTGAGGAGGGTGGCCTCGGGGGGGCAGGCGAAGCGGACGGGGGTGTAGCGGTTGGTGCCGCAGCCGGCCGAGACGTGGAGGTAGGACTGGTGGCCGCCGGCGCGGTGGGCGGAGAGGCCCTTGACCCGGCGGGCGTCGAGGTCGCAGTTGGTGACCAGGGCGCCGTAGAAGGGGACGCAGAGCTGGCCGCCGTGGGTGTGGCCGGCCAGGATCAGGGGGTAGCGGTCGGCGGTGAAGGCGTCCAGGACCCGGAGGTAGGGGGCGTGGACGACGGCGATGGAGAGGTCGGCGTCGGCGGACGGGCCGCCGGTGACGGCGCTGTAGCGGTCGCGGCGGATGTGCGGGTCGTCCAGCCCGGTGAACTCGACGTCCAGGTCGGCGAGCTTGAGGCGGCCGCGGGTGTTGGTGAGGTCGAGCCAGCCGGCCGCGTCGAAGCCGTCGCGGAGGTCCTCCCACGGGTTGTGGACGGCGCCGGTGATGCCGCGTCGGCCGGAGCCGTCGGGGTTGTTCAGGCCGTGCACGCCGCTCTTCAGGGCCTTGAGGTAGCGGGTGGGGCTCTTCGGGCTCGGGCCGTAGTAGTCGTTCGAGCCGAAGACGTACACGCCGGGGAAGTCGAGCAGCGGGCCGAGCGCGTCGAGGGTGGCGGGTACGCCGAGCGGGTCGGAGAGGTTGTCGCCGGTGTTCACCACCAGGTCGGGGCGGAGGCCGGCCAGGCTCTGCAGCCAGCGCTGCTTCTTGGTCTGCCCGTTGACCATGTGGATGTCGGAGACCTGGAGTACTCGTACCGGCCGGGCCCCCTTCGGCAGGATCGGTACCTCGACCCGGCGCAGCCGGAACGAGCGGACCTCGAACCCGGCGGAGTAGGCGAGGCAGGCGGCGCCGGTGGCGGCGATTCCGAGTGGGACGGAGTACAGCGGTCGCATCGGTCCATGCTCTCAGACGCATGATCGGAGCGGGAACGGACCGGTGCCGCCGGAGGACTGGACGGGGCAAGGAGGGGACTGACGGGGCATCAGCGGGCAATCCGGTTGCCCGTGGCCGGGCAGGGGCATATGAATGGCCCATGACTACGCTCAAGCAGCAGCTGCAGGAGGACCTCACCACCGCGATCAAGTCCCGGGACGAGCTGGCCTCCTCCACCATCCGGCTCACCCTGTCCGCGCTGACCGCGGAGGAGAAGGTGAAGGGCCGGAAGACGCCGGTTCTCTCCGAGGACGAGGTGCTGACGGTGATCGCCCGGGAGGCGAAGAAGCGCCGGGAGGCGGCGGAGGCCTTCGACCTGGCCGGCCGCACCGAGTCGGCCGCGAAGGAGCGGGCCGAGGGTGAGCTGCTGGCGCGGTACCTGCCGAAGCAGCTCGGCGACGAGGAGTTGGCCGCGATCGTGGCCGAGGCCGTGGCGGCCAGCGGGGCGACC
This genomic interval from Kitasatospora gansuensis contains the following:
- a CDS encoding GatB/YqeY domain-containing protein, coding for MTTLKQQLQEDLTTAIKSRDELASSTIRLTLSALTAEEKVKGRKTPVLSEDEVLTVIAREAKKRREAAEAFDLAGRTESAAKERAEGELLARYLPKQLGDEELAAIVAEAVAASGATGPQGLGAVMKLVKPKVEGLAEGSRVAAAVKAALQP
- a CDS encoding metallophosphoesterase encodes the protein MRPLYSVPLGIAATGAACLAYSAGFEVRSFRLRRVEVPILPKGARPVRVLQVSDIHMVNGQTKKQRWLQSLAGLRPDLVVNTGDNLSDPLGVPATLDALGPLLDFPGVYVFGSNDYYGPSPKSPTRYLKALKSGVHGLNNPDGSGRRGITGAVHNPWEDLRDGFDAAGWLDLTNTRGRLKLADLDVEFTGLDDPHIRRDRYSAVTGGPSADADLSIAVVHAPYLRVLDAFTADRYPLILAGHTHGGQLCVPFYGALVTNCDLDARRVKGLSAHRAGGHQSYLHVSAGCGTNRYTPVRFACPPEATLLTLTPRR